The genomic stretch GCGCTTGTGGTGGTTGCTGCGCTGGCTTGGGGCCGAGCGCGTACAGGTGCTCGATGGCGGATTGGCTGCGTGGCAAGCGGCGGGCGGTGAGTTGCTCAGCGAAATCGCCGCAATCAAGCCGGTGCAATTTGATGTGCAAATCAACGAAGCCTGCCATGTGAGTGCTGACGAGGTGTTGGCTAATTTGGAGTCGGGCGACTTTCAAGTTGTCGACGCGCGCAGCGCCGAGCGGTTTGTCGGTATTGGCGAAACTTTGGATCCGGTGGCTGGGCATATACCAGACGCGGCCAATCGTTCCTTTATGCTGAACTTGCAAAATGGCTACTTCAAGTCGGCAGAAGCTTTGCGCGCTGAGTGGGGGGTATTGCTCGGTGATTTAGAGCCAAAGCAGCTTGTCCATCAATGCGGCAGTGGGGTAACTGCATGCCATAATTTGCTGGCGCTGGAAGTGGCGGGCTTATCTGGTGGGCGACTGTATCCGGGCTCGTGGAGCGAGTGGTGCAGCGATCCAAGCCGCCCTGTGACGCAATAAATGGGCAAATGGCGCTGGCCGATTAAATCCAGCGCCGTACCTGCTGGCAATAGCGGGCAAAATCTGCGCCAAACAGCGCGTGCATGCTGCGCTCTTCAGGCTGAATTTGAAAACGATTTAAATACAGTACAAACAAGGGCAGCATGGCGAAGCTGGCCAAGTTGGCCAACAGATCGGCCCAACCGATTAAAACCAGCAAAAAGCCGAGGTACATCGGGTTGCGCGAATAGCGGTACACGCCGCTGACGACCAATTCGCGCGCCGCATCGGGCGTGCGCGGGTTAAACGTCGTTTGCGCTTGGCGAAACGCCCAGCCGCCGGCCAGCACAATCGCAACGCCGAGCAAGATCAAACCAACGCCGAGCAGGCCATTGAGCGGCAATAGTAAATTCACTGCCGGCAAAGCCCATTTCAGCGCCGCCATCGCCAGCGCAAAAATCAACACCAGCACCATCGGCATGATTTTTAGTTCGAGTCGGCTAAGCATCGGCGATTTCTCCGTTCATTAGAATATTTTGGGCAAGAAAAAGCCCCACGTGCTCAGCAGTGTGGGGCTGATGAAGCTATTTACAAGCCGCAGATCATTCTTCTTCGTCAAAAACCGCGGTGGTGTAAACGTTTTGCACGTCGTCGAGCGCTTCCATCATGTCGATCAGTTTTTGCATTTTGATCGCATCGTCGCCAGTCAACTCGGTTTCGCCTTGTGGCTTCATCGTTGATTCGCCCATTTCGGCTTTGAAACCGGCCGCTTCCAGCGTTTCTTTGATCGTCACGAATTCGTATGGTGGCGTGATCACTTCGATCGAGCCGTCTTCATTTGTTGTCACGTCGTCTGCGCCAGCTTCGAGTGCCGCTTCCATCAACGCATCTTCGTCAGTGCCGGGTGCGAAAATCAAATAGCCGCAATGTTTAAACTGAAAGCTCACGCAACCGTCGGTGCCCATATTGCCGCCGTATTTGCTAAATACATGGCGCACATCAGCCACGGTGCGGGTGCGGTTGTCAGTGAGGCAATCAACCATTACCGCTGCGCCGCCCAAGCCATAACCTTCATAACGTGTTTCGATGTAATCAACGCCGTCGAGCGAGCCGGTACCGCGTTTGATTGCGCTTTCGATATTGTCTTTTGGCATCGATTGCGCTTTGGCTTTATCAATCGCCAGACGCAGACGTGGGTTCATCGTGACATCGCCGCCGCCCATTTTGGCCGCAACGGTGATTTCTTTGATCAGCTTGGTAAAAATCTGGCCGCGTTTGGCGTCCTGACGGCCTTTACGATGCTGAATATTTGCCCACTTGCTATGACCTGCCATGCTGCACCCGTTCAATCTGGTTAATTTAATTGGGCGCTATTCTAGCATGAGCGCGGTGCGGCCAAAATATCGACGCATCAACGCAGATTCGATTTAGATTAAACCCCGCGCAAATTGTGGCTTGAAATACCGCCGTCCGGTGATTTTACTTTGCGCCAAACAGCACCGGCGCCTGACCTGCTCGCCATTGCGGGTATTTTTCCATGCACGCGTGCAAAAGCTCAGACGCGAGCCAATGCGATAACCACTGTTGTAATTGAGGGCTGGCATGCTGCGCAAACGCCGCCGCGTCTACTGCGGCACATTGCCGAATAAAAGGCATGATCGCTAGATCGGCAAGTGAAACCTTATTGCTGAATAGGTGGGTATGCTTATCTAGATTAGCTTCAATATGACTTTTAAGCCAATACATGGCTTGGTATTGATGCTCGGCGAAGCTTAATTCTGGATGGCGCTCTGGATATTTATAGCGATCAAGTAAGGGTTTAAATTGTGTGTCGTGCAGTTTGATGAGTGCTAGTTGCGCCGCCAAGTTGTCTTGTAAGCAGCCCAGTGGGTCGCGATGTTCAAACGCCCAGCGCATGATGTCTAGGCTCTGATCGATGACTTCCCCCGTGGGCAATTGCAGCACTGGCACAGTGCCTTTGGCCGAGGTGTTCAATAGCTCTGC from Chitinibacter sp. SCUT-21 encodes the following:
- a CDS encoding sulfurtransferase, producing MKPLISAAELKNLLPQGKVVVVDCRHVLGNAEADAGRAAYLAGHIPGARFLHLDEDLSAPKTGKNGRHPLPNAATLAIKLGGLGISRDTHVVAYDSSGGPFAARLWWLLRWLGAERVQVLDGGLAAWQAAGGELLSEIAAIKPVQFDVQINEACHVSADEVLANLESGDFQVVDARSAERFVGIGETLDPVAGHIPDAANRSFMLNLQNGYFKSAEALRAEWGVLLGDLEPKQLVHQCGSGVTACHNLLALEVAGLSGGRLYPGSWSEWCSDPSRPVTQ
- a CDS encoding YebC/PmpR family DNA-binding transcriptional regulator, with product MAGHSKWANIQHRKGRQDAKRGQIFTKLIKEITVAAKMGGGDVTMNPRLRLAIDKAKAQSMPKDNIESAIKRGTGSLDGVDYIETRYEGYGLGGAAVMVDCLTDNRTRTVADVRHVFSKYGGNMGTDGCVSFQFKHCGYLIFAPGTDEDALMEAALEAGADDVTTNEDGSIEVITPPYEFVTIKETLEAAGFKAEMGESTMKPQGETELTGDDAIKMQKLIDMMEALDDVQNVYTTAVFDEEE
- a CDS encoding isoprenylcysteine carboxylmethyltransferase family protein codes for the protein MLSRLELKIMPMVLVLIFALAMAALKWALPAVNLLLPLNGLLGVGLILLGVAIVLAGGWAFRQAQTTFNPRTPDAARELVVSGVYRYSRNPMYLGFLLVLIGWADLLANLASFAMLPLFVLYLNRFQIQPEERSMHALFGADFARYCQQVRRWI
- a CDS encoding glutathione S-transferase N-terminal domain-containing protein, whose protein sequence is MSEPIPPHPILYSFRRCPYAMRARLAIRLSGLTVELREVVLRDKPAELLNTSAKGTVPVLQLPTGEVIDQSLDIMRWAFEHRDPLGCLQDNLAAQLALIKLHDTQFKPLLDRYKYPERHPELSFAEHQYQAMYWLKSHIEANLDKHTHLFSNKVSLADLAIMPFIRQCAAVDAAAFAQHASPQLQQWLSHWLASELLHACMEKYPQWRAGQAPVLFGAK